One Rhizobiales bacterium GAS188 DNA window includes the following coding sequences:
- a CDS encoding endonuclease-3 — MQLQLPFDDDPILPRIRARLIAVHGPQHDAERADPTTQLVKAMIGSRSLDVVSDAAFEQLRRHFPSWDMLPDAEPAAILPHLAEVTYASDKAMRLIDCARLIRDRRGRFDLAFLDSWTADHAMAFLQKLPGIGPEVAATTLNFSSLRKRVFAADTHVLRTCFRLGLVPGPRGSARELRLLAEHVPDSYDADDLYELHWLLKAHGQARCHHRLPACDACPLADLCAHRQAGAATPSELDRDGGPAMPVADEIAPTTSTVAVTEEAAMAMS; from the coding sequence ATGCAACTCCAGCTTCCTTTCGACGATGACCCGATCCTGCCGCGCATCCGCGCGCGCCTCATCGCCGTGCATGGGCCGCAGCATGACGCCGAGCGCGCTGATCCGACCACGCAGCTCGTCAAGGCGATGATCGGCTCGCGCAGCTTGGACGTCGTCTCCGACGCCGCCTTCGAGCAGTTGCGCCGGCACTTCCCGTCCTGGGACATGCTGCCCGATGCCGAGCCCGCCGCTATCCTGCCGCACCTCGCCGAAGTGACTTACGCTTCCGACAAGGCCATGCGCCTCATCGATTGCGCCCGCCTGATCCGCGACCGGCGCGGCCGCTTCGATCTCGCTTTCCTCGACAGCTGGACGGCCGATCACGCCATGGCCTTCTTGCAGAAGCTGCCCGGAATCGGCCCGGAAGTCGCGGCGACGACGCTCAATTTCAGCAGCTTGCGCAAGCGCGTCTTCGCGGCCGACACGCATGTGCTGAGGACTTGCTTCCGGCTCGGCCTCGTGCCCGGCCCACGCGGCTCCGCCCGCGAGCTGCGCCTGCTCGCCGAGCATGTTCCCGACAGCTACGATGCCGATGACCTCTACGAATTGCACTGGCTGTTGAAAGCGCATGGCCAGGCGCGCTGCCATCATCGGTTGCCCGCTTGCGATGCTTGCCCGCTCGCAGACCTCTGCGCCCATCGCCAAGCCGGCGCGGCGACGCCGTCCGAGCTCGACCGGGACGGTGGCCCGGCCATGCCCGTCGCGGATGAGATCGCGCCGACGACCTCGACGGTTGCAGTCACGGAAGAGGCGGCGATGGCGATGAGCTAA